GTCATTTTAGCTTTGTCGCGAAAATTTTTGATAAACTTTACGGTTGTTCGTTCTTCGCCGCGTTCTTCACCACGTTCTTCGCCACGTTTAAAGCCGCGTTCTTCCGCATAGTCAAAATCTTCCTTGAATCTTTCTCTTAAGTACTTGCTAAAATTGTCCATTGCTTGTTCTCCTTTCTCTTCTTGTATGACTTCGGGGTCCTTATTGTCCTTCACTGTCTGGGCAATTTCCGGGATAAAAATTTCTTCAGGATCAACGCACTTCATATCGTGAGCTAATTTCCATGCTTTGCTGCCGTCGTCCTTAGCTGAACAGTTAAGAAATAAAATGTGCTGTCCGTCATCAACGCGTATATTTTTGCCGTCAATAGTCTTATGAATCGAGTACAGGACATCACCAAATCCGAAAGTATCATGTTCAGTGATAAATATTATATAACATTCGGGGAGCTGGTCGAACTTCATACCTTTTTCTATAGAGTTGACATCGATAATAGCTCCGTGAAGTCTGACTCGTTTCATAGTTGCGCCTCGTTTGTCGCGTTGGATTTCAATATTGTATAGGCGGCCTTCTGAGTCAATAGCAAGAACATCGATAATAATAGAGCGTCCAAGTGTCTGAAATTTTTGCTGCGTGTGAACTTCTTTGACAGTTAAATTTTTGTCGGGAATAAGGCACTCGATCATAG
This region of Synergistaceae bacterium genomic DNA includes:
- a CDS encoding Rpn family recombination-promoting nuclease/putative transposase; this encodes MYTPKFIVDAKVIQKFFEDKTLMDDIFMDFCLNNNIPCVQAMIECLIPDKNLTVKEVHTQQKFQTLGRSIIIDVLAIDSEGRLYNIEIQRDKRGATMKRVRLHGAIIDVNSIEKGMKFDQLPECYIIFITEHDTFGFGDVLYSIHKTIDGKNIRVDDGQHILFLNCSAKDDGSKAWKLAHDMKCVDPEEIFIPEIAQTVKDNKDPEVIQEEKGEQAMDNFSKYLRERFKEDFDYAEERGFKRGEERGEERGEERTTVKFIKNFRDKAKMTLEQIAAIMEIPLDEAKSLYESAK